From Paenibacillus sp. PK3_47, the proteins below share one genomic window:
- a CDS encoding carbohydrate ABC transporter permease: MFSLKRKTLGEAVFDTVNNLIMLCICFITLYPIWYVLVNAFNDGNDAMLGGIYWWPRMFSLENFDAVFASPGIMTAMGITVAKTVIGVVVHVFFTAMVAYALSRKGLIGGKFYILLGTITLFFNGGLIPTFLLNRDLHLLDNFLVYIIPVMFSFFDLIIFMTFFREIPDGLEEAARIDGANDWSILLRVVLPVSMPVIATIALFHGVYQWNDYFAGIIYINNPDLQPIQTYLFRVVAQSSSNQMMVAVQGSAATRTVTSQSIKLATMVVTTLPIVFVYPFLQRYFVKGMMIGSIKG, from the coding sequence ATGTTTTCTCTCAAACGCAAAACCTTAGGCGAGGCTGTATTCGACACCGTCAACAATCTGATCATGCTGTGCATCTGCTTTATCACTCTCTACCCGATCTGGTATGTGCTGGTTAATGCCTTCAACGACGGGAACGACGCCATGCTGGGCGGAATTTACTGGTGGCCCCGGATGTTCAGTCTGGAAAACTTCGACGCGGTATTCGCCAGTCCCGGCATTATGACGGCGATGGGTATTACAGTAGCCAAGACAGTGATCGGCGTGGTCGTTCACGTGTTCTTCACGGCGATGGTAGCTTACGCGCTGTCCCGCAAAGGCCTGATCGGCGGCAAATTCTACATTCTTCTCGGTACGATTACACTGTTCTTCAACGGGGGACTGATTCCGACCTTCCTGCTGAACCGGGATCTTCACCTGCTGGATAACTTCCTGGTCTATATTATTCCTGTAATGTTCAGCTTCTTTGACCTTATTATCTTCATGACCTTCTTCCGGGAAATTCCGGATGGGCTTGAGGAAGCGGCGCGGATTGACGGTGCCAATGACTGGTCGATTCTGCTGCGGGTGGTGCTTCCGGTATCGATGCCGGTCATTGCGACCATCGCCCTGTTCCACGGGGTGTACCAGTGGAATGACTATTTTGCAGGTATCATCTACATCAACAACCCGGATCTGCAGCCGATCCAGACTTATCTGTTCCGTGTGGTGGCCCAGTCCAGCTCCAACCAGATGATGGTCGCTGTGCAGGGCAGCGCTGCTACAAGAACCGTAACTTCCCAGTCCATCAAGCTCGCAACCATGGTTGTCACCACGCTGCCGATTGTCTTTGTCTATCCGTTCCTGCAGCGCTATTTCGTTAAAGGCATGATGATCGGTTCCATCAAAGGCTGA